Proteins from a single region of Streptomyces sp. HUAS 15-9:
- the hrcA gene encoding heat-inducible transcriptional repressor HrcA produces the protein MLSERRLQVLRAIVQDYVGTEEPVGSKALTERHNLGVSPATVRNDMAALEDEGFIAQPHTSAGRIPTDKGYRLFVDKLAGVKPMSAPERRAIQNFLDGAVDLDDVVARTVRLLAQLTRQVAVVQYPSLTRSTVRHVELLSLAPARVMLVLITDTGRVEQRMVDCPAPFGESSLADLRARLNSRVAGRRFTDVPQLVEDLPEAFEVEDRGTVSTVLSTLLETLVEENEERLMIGGTANLTRFGHDFPLTIRPVLEALEEQVVLLKLLGEAKDPGVTVRIGHEIAHEGLNSTSVVSVGYGSGGEAVAKLGVVGPTRMDYPGTMGAVRAVARYVGQILAES, from the coding sequence ATGCTGAGCGAACGCAGGCTCCAGGTGTTGCGCGCCATCGTCCAGGACTATGTCGGCACGGAGGAGCCGGTCGGCTCCAAGGCGCTCACCGAGCGGCACAACCTCGGCGTGTCCCCGGCGACCGTCCGCAACGACATGGCGGCCCTGGAGGACGAGGGCTTCATCGCCCAGCCGCACACCAGCGCGGGGCGGATCCCGACGGACAAGGGCTACCGGCTGTTCGTCGACAAACTCGCCGGCGTCAAGCCGATGAGCGCCCCCGAACGGCGGGCGATCCAGAACTTCCTCGACGGCGCCGTCGACCTCGACGACGTCGTGGCACGCACGGTACGGCTGCTCGCCCAGCTCACCCGGCAGGTCGCCGTCGTGCAGTACCCCTCCCTGACCCGCTCGACCGTGCGGCACGTGGAACTGCTGTCGCTCGCGCCCGCGCGGGTGATGCTCGTGCTGATCACGGACACCGGCCGGGTCGAGCAGCGGATGGTCGACTGCCCGGCACCCTTCGGGGAATCGTCCCTGGCGGATCTGCGGGCGCGGCTGAACAGCCGGGTCGCGGGCCGTCGTTTCACGGACGTGCCCCAGCTGGTCGAGGATCTGCCGGAGGCCTTCGAGGTCGAGGACCGCGGCACGGTCTCGACGGTGCTCTCCACTCTGCTGGAGACGCTCGTCGAGGAGAACGAGGAGCGGCTGATGATCGGCGGCACCGCCAATCTCACCCGCTTCGGACATGACTTTCCCCTCACGATCCGCCCCGTCCTGGAGGCACTGGAGGAGCAGGTCGTGCTCCTCAAGCTCCTCGGCGAGGCGAAGGATCCGGGTGTGACCGTGCGCATCGGCCACGAGATCGCCCATGAGGGACTCAACTCCACGTCCGTCGTGTCGGTCGGTTACGGTTCGGGCGGCGAGGCAGTGGCCAA
- a CDS encoding MBL fold metallo-hydrolase, whose translation MTVTWEELGWERVAAGVGRCRLPGWDCTAGLVLGEGTALVVDAGSSIGEGAWLRERAQQLAGHRVTHLALTHPHFDHVFGAAAFAGAEVFAAVGMDAVFAYEREELRRDAIRNGLPAQEAEEAADALVPPRHLVSGEWTLDLGEGRQVLLANVGPGHTAHDLAVLVPGDPEVVFCGDLVEESGEPQAGPDAVPSRWPAALDRLLALGGEDALYVPGHGAVVDAGFVRRQRDELAARFGVS comes from the coding sequence ATGACGGTGACTTGGGAAGAGCTGGGGTGGGAGCGGGTGGCCGCCGGGGTGGGCCGGTGCCGGCTGCCTGGCTGGGACTGCACGGCGGGGCTGGTTCTCGGGGAGGGTACGGCGCTGGTGGTGGACGCCGGGTCGAGCATCGGGGAGGGCGCGTGGTTGCGCGAGCGGGCGCAGCAGCTCGCCGGTCACCGTGTGACCCATCTCGCGCTCACCCACCCGCACTTCGACCATGTCTTCGGCGCGGCGGCGTTCGCGGGCGCGGAGGTGTTCGCCGCGGTGGGCATGGACGCGGTGTTCGCGTACGAGCGGGAGGAACTCCGCCGGGACGCGATCCGCAACGGGCTGCCCGCCCAGGAGGCGGAGGAGGCCGCCGACGCCCTCGTCCCGCCCCGTCATCTGGTCTCCGGCGAGTGGACGCTGGATCTGGGCGAGGGCCGCCAGGTGCTGCTGGCGAACGTCGGCCCGGGCCACACCGCCCATGACCTGGCGGTCCTGGTTCCGGGCGACCCCGAGGTGGTGTTCTGCGGCGACCTGGTCGAGGAGTCCGGCGAGCCCCAGGCCGGCCCCGACGCCGTACCGTCGCGGTGGCCCGCGGCCCTCGACCGGCTGCTCGCCCTGGGCGGCGAGGACGCGCTGTACGTACCGGGTCACGGAGCGGTGGTCGACGCCGGTTTCGTACGACGGCAGCGCGACGAGCTGGCGGCGCGTTTCGGCGTGTCGTGA
- a CDS encoding DUF3097 domain-containing protein: MRQYSPDLTPPWKKPEPVPEVPADPGLVVEEPGTGFCGAVIRCEAGTVTLEDRFGKHRVFPLEPRGFLLEGRVVTLVRPSTAPVRPTRTASGSVAVPGARARVARAGRIYVEGRHDAELVEKVWGDDLRIEGVVVEYLEGVDDLLSIVAEFGPGPDARLGVLVDHLVPGTKEWRLAESVTSEHALVVGHPYIDIWEAVKPASLGITGWPRVPHGQDWKTGVCRALGWPENTGAAWQGILSRVRSYKDLEPELLGRVEELIDFVTGSGGA; this comes from the coding sequence ATGCGCCAGTACTCGCCGGACCTGACCCCGCCCTGGAAGAAGCCCGAGCCGGTCCCGGAGGTCCCGGCGGACCCCGGTCTGGTGGTGGAGGAGCCCGGCACCGGCTTCTGCGGCGCGGTGATCCGCTGCGAGGCGGGCACGGTGACGCTGGAGGACCGCTTCGGCAAGCACCGGGTGTTCCCGCTGGAGCCGCGCGGCTTCCTGCTGGAGGGCAGGGTGGTGACACTGGTGAGGCCTTCGACAGCGCCGGTACGTCCCACCCGTACCGCTTCCGGCTCGGTCGCCGTCCCCGGCGCACGCGCGCGTGTCGCCCGCGCCGGCCGCATCTACGTCGAGGGCCGCCACGACGCGGAGCTGGTCGAGAAGGTGTGGGGCGACGACCTGCGCATCGAGGGCGTGGTCGTGGAGTACCTGGAGGGTGTGGACGACCTGCTGTCGATCGTGGCGGAGTTCGGGCCAGGGCCGGACGCGCGACTGGGTGTCCTGGTGGACCACCTGGTGCCGGGTACGAAGGAGTGGCGGCTCGCCGAGTCGGTGACGAGCGAGCACGCGCTGGTGGTGGGCCACCCGTACATCGACATCTGGGAGGCGGTGAAGCCGGCGTCCCTGGGGATCACGGGCTGGCCGCGCGTCCCGCACGGCCAGGACTGGAAGACGGGGGTGTGCCGGGCGCTGGGCTGGCCGGAGAACACGGGGGCGGCTTGGCAGGGGATTCTGTCTCGGGTGCGGTCCTACAAGGACCTGGAGCCGGAGTTGCTGGGGAGGGTGGAGGAACTGATCGACTTCGTCACGGGTAGCGGTGGGGCCTGA
- a CDS encoding Uma2 family endonuclease: MTAVDERGMAKYIEQFEPPEGVKAELLRGVIVMMASPDIVHNMIVAEVQDQIPRLRWSRLQTQDVDILDETSEPVPDLVVVARDLLPSSGRGLPCQLITMVVEVVSKSSVHQDYVVKRSIYAAGRIPAYLILDPIMAHCVLLTKPAGQGEDADYLSQEIIKFGDQVPLEALGLELDTSEFGTFPDVRPHRYP, encoded by the coding sequence ATGACCGCTGTGGACGAACGTGGAATGGCCAAGTACATCGAACAGTTCGAGCCTCCCGAGGGTGTCAAGGCTGAGCTTCTCCGCGGAGTGATCGTGATGATGGCCAGCCCTGACATCGTGCACAACATGATCGTTGCCGAGGTGCAGGACCAGATCCCGCGGCTGCGTTGGTCTCGCCTTCAGACCCAGGATGTCGACATCCTCGATGAGACAAGTGAGCCGGTACCGGATCTGGTCGTCGTGGCGCGCGACCTCCTACCCTCTTCGGGACGAGGGCTGCCGTGTCAGCTGATCACGATGGTCGTGGAGGTCGTCTCCAAGTCCAGCGTCCATCAGGACTACGTGGTCAAACGCTCGATCTACGCCGCCGGGAGGATCCCCGCCTACCTCATCCTCGACCCGATCATGGCGCACTGTGTCTTGCTGACGAAACCTGCGGGCCAGGGTGAGGACGCCGACTACCTCAGCCAGGAGATCATCAAGTTCGGCGATCAAGTCCCGTTGGAGGCTCTGGGGCTCGAACTGGACACCAGCGAATTCGGAACCTTCCCGGACGTCAGGCCCCACCGCTACCCGTGA
- the hemW gene encoding radical SAM family heme chaperone HemW, producing MPSALPDGEPVPADGALPASALAGAADRPLGFYLHVPYCATRCGYCDFNTYTATELRGTGGVLASRDNYADTLIDEIRLARKVLGDDPRAVRTVFVGGGTPTLLAADDLVRMLGAIRDEFSLAADAEVTTEANPESVDPAYLAALRAGGFNRVSFGMQSAKQHVLRVLDRTHTPGRPEACVAEARAVGFEHVNLDLIYGTPGESDDDWRASLDAAIGAGPDHVSAYALIVEEGTQLARRIRRGEVPMTDDDVHADRYLIAEEALSAAGFDWYEVSNWATSESGRCLHNELYWRGADWWGAGPGAHSHVGGVRWWNVKHPGAYAAALASGRTPGAGRELLSDEDRRVERILLELRLREGAPLTLLREEGLAASRRALGDGLLQEGPYGEGRAVLTLRGRLLADAVVRDLVD from the coding sequence ATGCCTTCCGCACTCCCCGACGGCGAGCCCGTCCCCGCCGACGGTGCGCTGCCCGCGTCCGCGCTCGCCGGGGCCGCCGACCGGCCCCTCGGTTTCTACCTGCACGTTCCGTACTGCGCGACCCGCTGCGGCTACTGCGACTTCAACACCTACACCGCGACCGAGCTGCGCGGCACGGGCGGTGTCCTCGCCTCCCGCGACAACTACGCGGACACGCTGATCGACGAGATCCGCCTGGCCCGCAAGGTGCTGGGCGACGACCCGCGCGCGGTCCGCACGGTGTTCGTCGGGGGCGGTACGCCGACGCTGTTGGCCGCGGACGATCTCGTACGGATGCTGGGGGCGATCCGCGACGAGTTCTCTCTGGCGGCCGACGCGGAGGTCACGACGGAGGCGAACCCGGAGTCGGTCGACCCGGCCTATCTGGCCGCGCTCCGCGCGGGCGGCTTCAACCGCGTCTCCTTCGGCATGCAGAGCGCGAAGCAGCATGTGCTGCGCGTGCTCGACCGGACGCACACCCCCGGGCGCCCCGAAGCCTGCGTGGCGGAGGCGAGGGCCGTGGGCTTCGAGCATGTGAACCTGGACCTGATCTACGGCACACCCGGCGAGTCGGACGACGACTGGCGGGCGTCGCTGGACGCGGCGATCGGCGCCGGGCCGGACCACGTCAGCGCCTACGCCCTGATCGTCGAGGAGGGCACGCAGCTGGCCCGTCGCATCCGCCGGGGCGAGGTCCCGATGACGGACGACGACGTCCACGCGGACCGCTATCTGATTGCCGAGGAGGCCCTGTCGGCGGCGGGCTTCGACTGGTACGAGGTGTCCAACTGGGCCACCTCGGAATCGGGCCGCTGCCTGCACAACGAGCTGTACTGGCGCGGGGCCGACTGGTGGGGCGCGGGTCCGGGCGCCCACAGCCACGTCGGAGGCGTCCGCTGGTGGAACGTGAAGCACCCGGGGGCGTACGCGGCGGCCCTGGCGTCGGGGCGGACGCCGGGAGCGGGCCGCGAGCTGCTGTCGGACGAGGACCGCCGGGTGGAGCGGATCCTGCTGGAGCTGCGGCTGCGGGAGGGGGCACCGCTGACGCTGCTGCGCGAGGAGGGGCTCGCGGCTTCGCGCCGGGCACTGGGGGACGGGCTGCTGCAGGAAGGGCCGTACGGGGAGGGGCGGGCGGTGCTGACGTTGCGGGGGAGGCTGCTGGCGGATGCGGTGGTCAGGGACCTGGTGGATTGA
- a CDS encoding SpoIIE family protein phosphatase, translating into MGPIPTQRETIARGRGAPVHPSVGECTEVGSAGECTEVRTEVGTEVRTTLPGSPLAPATARQLMRSALTEWTELGLVRCERLADDAMVAVSELVTNAVVHAGTDVELTCRLDDTGALVIEVCDHHPSRAPREHGGDSPYETPEYGRGLRLVATLAESWGVSYRTGAKTVWARLPAEGSAAADEIEAYAGERALERGLKVAEILAPEPQRAERDRDWLGRGALSFLAEASDLLAGQLDETLVAALTGQLIVPRLADWCAVWLEDESTGRWGSPSWSGAGSGAGWADGTGAAGPRLARVWHSSENRIEELRRALDKDPPRPRDGLRSGPEPYPWPGDALGPQGIDGTALAYRLIAGGRPLGTLVIGRCGLPRFPDEITGLVEDLGRRVALAIGAARQYARQANISAVLQRGLLPGAVAEIPGLRSALVYEPCDKGGPSGDFYDLFPAGDGRWCFAVGDVQGKGPEAAVVIGLARPWLRLLAREGYRVADVLDRLNQLLLDDATEAADAAARALAAAGGRPMAPGDGPQTRFLSLLYGELVPFAGGVRCTLASAGHPLPLHLGPDGEVRTAAQPQTLLGVVEDATYTSETIELRSGDSLLCVTDGVTERRSGTHQFDDGDGLAQALSGCVGLSAELIAERIRRLVHEFGGGAPEDDLALLVLQAE; encoded by the coding sequence ATGGGGCCCATACCGACGCAACGGGAGACCATTGCCCGTGGCCGTGGTGCGCCTGTGCATCCGAGCGTGGGGGAGTGCACAGAGGTGGGTAGCGCGGGGGAGTGCACGGAGGTGCGTACAGAGGTGGGTACGGAGGTGCGTACGACCCTGCCCGGAAGCCCCCTCGCCCCGGCCACCGCCCGCCAACTGATGCGCTCGGCCCTCACCGAGTGGACCGAGCTGGGGCTCGTGCGCTGCGAGCGGCTCGCCGACGACGCCATGGTCGCGGTCAGCGAACTCGTCACCAACGCCGTCGTCCACGCGGGCACCGACGTCGAACTCACCTGCCGGCTGGACGACACCGGGGCACTCGTCATCGAGGTCTGCGACCACCACCCCTCGCGCGCGCCCCGCGAGCACGGCGGCGACTCGCCGTACGAGACACCGGAGTACGGCCGCGGCCTGCGCCTCGTCGCCACCCTCGCCGAGTCCTGGGGTGTCAGCTATCGCACCGGCGCCAAGACGGTGTGGGCGCGGCTGCCCGCCGAGGGGAGCGCGGCCGCCGACGAGATCGAGGCCTACGCCGGGGAGCGCGCCCTGGAACGCGGGCTGAAGGTCGCCGAGATCCTGGCGCCCGAACCGCAGCGGGCCGAGCGGGACCGGGACTGGCTCGGCCGCGGCGCCCTGTCCTTCCTCGCCGAGGCCTCCGACCTGCTCGCCGGACAGCTCGACGAGACCCTGGTCGCCGCGCTCACCGGACAGCTGATCGTGCCGCGGCTCGCCGACTGGTGCGCGGTGTGGCTGGAGGACGAGTCGACCGGGCGATGGGGATCCCCCAGCTGGAGCGGAGCCGGAAGCGGGGCAGGCTGGGCGGACGGCACCGGCGCCGCGGGACCGCGCCTCGCCCGGGTCTGGCACAGCAGCGAGAACCGCATCGAGGAGCTGCGCCGGGCACTGGACAAGGACCCGCCACGCCCCCGTGACGGGCTGCGGTCCGGGCCCGAGCCGTACCCCTGGCCCGGCGACGCGCTCGGCCCGCAGGGCATCGACGGCACGGCGCTCGCCTACCGGCTGATCGCGGGCGGCCGCCCGCTGGGCACGCTGGTCATCGGGCGATGCGGGCTGCCGCGCTTCCCGGACGAGATCACCGGGCTCGTCGAGGACCTCGGCCGCCGGGTGGCCCTCGCCATCGGCGCGGCCCGCCAGTACGCCCGTCAGGCCAACATCAGCGCCGTCCTGCAGCGCGGGCTGCTGCCGGGCGCGGTCGCCGAGATCCCGGGGCTGCGCAGCGCGCTGGTCTACGAGCCGTGCGACAAGGGCGGCCCGAGCGGCGACTTCTACGACCTGTTCCCGGCGGGCGACGGCCGCTGGTGCTTCGCCGTCGGCGATGTGCAGGGCAAGGGCCCCGAGGCCGCGGTCGTGATCGGGCTGGCCCGCCCCTGGCTGCGGCTCCTCGCCCGCGAGGGCTACCGGGTCGCCGACGTCCTCGACCGCCTCAACCAGCTCCTCCTGGACGACGCCACGGAGGCCGCCGACGCGGCCGCCCGCGCGCTGGCGGCCGCCGGGGGCCGTCCCATGGCTCCCGGGGACGGCCCGCAGACCCGCTTCCTCTCCCTCCTCTACGGCGAACTCGTCCCCTTCGCCGGCGGTGTCCGCTGCACCCTCGCCTCCGCCGGACACCCGCTGCCGTTGCACCTCGGGCCGGACGGGGAGGTCCGTACGGCCGCACAGCCGCAGACCCTCCTCGGGGTCGTCGAGGACGCCACGTACACCAGCGAGACCATCGAACTGCGCTCCGGCGACAGCCTGCTGTGCGTCACCGACGGGGTGACCGAGCGACGCTCCGGCACGCACCAGTTCGACGACGGTGACGGACTCGCGCAGGCGCTGTCCGGTTGCGTGGGGCTGAGCGCCGAGCTGATCGCGGAGCGGATCAGACGGCTGGTGCACGAGTTCGGCGGCGGGGCGCCGGAGGACGACCTGGCGCTGCTGGTGCTCCAGGCGGAGTGA
- a CDS encoding HAMP domain-containing protein: protein MSENSATRLLEEGQKTEQLRASALRPLLAAMTALRDGDFAKVPETGHGIDAELAAVFNQIVDRSLHFNSELRRVKRELARHGRLDERLSASPGQGSWTTRVNDVNQILDALVAPAANATRVLDAVAGGDLTQRVDLHDGTRQLRGDLRRLGTAVNKMVDQLSLFTGEVTRVAREVGTEGRLGGRAKVQGLSGSWRAVTEAVNTMASRLTAQVRDIAVVTTAVARGDLTRTVTVEATGELLELKLTVNTMVDQLSAFADEVTRVAREVGTEGQLGGRAQVRGVSGVWKDLTDNVNFMASNLTSQVRNIAQVTTAVANGDLSQKITVDAQGEILELKSTINTMVDQLSAFADEVTRVAREVGTEGNLGGRAQVRGVSGVWKDLTDNVNFMADNLTSQVRNIALVSTAVAQGDLGKKITVEAKGEILELKSTINTMVDQLSAFADEVTRVAREVGTEGNLGGQAQVRGVSGVWKDLTDNVNFMALNLTSQVRNIAQVTTAVANGDLSKKITVDARGEILELKDTVNTMVEQLRAFADEVTRVAREVGTDGRLGGRAQVLGVSGVWRDLTDNVNYMADNLTSQVRNIAQVATAVASGDLSKKIDVDARGEILELKTTINTMVDTLSSFSSEVTRVAREVGSEGQLGGQARVEGVYGTWKRLTTNVNELALNLTTQVRAIAEVASAVAQGDMSRSITVETQGEVAELKDNINLMVANLRETTRAKDWLESNLARLAALMQGHRDLMEVADLILRELTPLVNAQYGAFFLADPDEDGSSLRTAVPAKGLAFIAGYGSAQGATVETGGLPVHGLVRQAAREKKRILVEEAPPDYIKINSGLGEAAPTTIVIIPILFEDKLLGVIELASFSRFSDVHLAFFDQFVNTIGVAINTIIANSRTESLLGESQRLAMQLQERSDELQKQQAELQRSNAELEEKAALLATSSQYKSEFLANMSHELRTPLNSLLILARLLSDNPDAHLSEQEVQFATTIHRSGSDLLQLINDILDLSKIEAGRMDVRPKRLPLIKLLDYVHATFRPLTLDRGLAFEVAVGEDVPRVMYSDEQRLQQILRNLLSNATKFTATGRVELRVSRLKDPEHHYVRDSDEVIAFAVSDTGIGIAAEKLPVIFEAFQQADGTTNRKYGGTGLGLSISREIAGLLGGRIVAESEPGKGSTFTLYVPVVSPGHTATGPVPEDRTALPLPAQPAAELFPAAHDTEDSWPAPTKLEAWKTGRAGQVLPGRRVLIVDDDIRNVFALTHVLGRVGMPVLYAENGREGIETLERNPDVELVLMDIMMPEMDGYETIASIRRTPRWTGLPIVALTAKAMPGDREKSIARGANDYVPKPVDVDRLLTVVCALLDPESGEDEEPEGGAGGHDDESGPPRNGPSEATSP, encoded by the coding sequence ATGAGTGAGAACAGTGCTACGCGTCTGCTCGAAGAAGGACAGAAAACGGAACAACTCCGAGCATCCGCACTGCGTCCTCTGCTCGCCGCGATGACCGCGCTGCGGGACGGCGACTTCGCCAAGGTGCCGGAGACCGGGCACGGCATCGACGCCGAACTCGCCGCCGTCTTCAACCAGATCGTCGACCGGAGTCTGCACTTCAACTCCGAACTACGGCGCGTGAAGCGGGAGCTGGCGCGACACGGCCGGCTCGACGAGCGGCTCTCGGCCAGCCCGGGCCAGGGCTCGTGGACGACCCGGGTCAATGACGTGAACCAGATACTGGACGCCCTGGTGGCCCCGGCGGCCAATGCCACGCGGGTCCTGGACGCGGTGGCCGGGGGTGATCTGACCCAGCGGGTCGACCTGCACGACGGGACCCGGCAGTTGCGCGGTGACCTGCGGCGGCTCGGCACCGCGGTGAACAAGATGGTCGACCAGCTCTCCCTGTTCACCGGCGAGGTGACCCGGGTGGCCCGTGAGGTCGGCACCGAGGGCCGGCTCGGTGGGCGGGCCAAGGTGCAGGGTCTGTCGGGCAGTTGGCGGGCCGTGACCGAGGCGGTCAACACGATGGCGTCCCGGCTGACCGCCCAGGTCCGCGACATCGCCGTGGTGACGACGGCGGTGGCCCGCGGCGATCTGACGCGTACGGTGACGGTGGAGGCGACCGGTGAGCTGCTGGAGCTGAAGCTCACCGTCAACACGATGGTGGACCAGCTGTCCGCCTTCGCCGACGAGGTCACGCGGGTGGCCCGCGAGGTCGGCACCGAGGGGCAGTTGGGCGGACGGGCTCAGGTGCGCGGGGTCAGCGGGGTGTGGAAGGACCTCACCGACAACGTCAACTTCATGGCGTCGAACCTGACGTCGCAGGTCCGCAACATCGCCCAGGTGACGACGGCCGTCGCCAACGGCGATCTGAGCCAGAAGATCACGGTCGACGCGCAGGGCGAGATCCTGGAGCTGAAGTCGACCATCAACACGATGGTGGACCAGCTGTCCGCCTTCGCCGACGAGGTCACGCGGGTGGCCCGCGAGGTCGGCACCGAGGGCAACCTGGGCGGGCGGGCTCAGGTGCGGGGCGTCTCCGGGGTCTGGAAGGACCTCACCGACAACGTCAACTTCATGGCGGACAATCTGACGTCACAGGTCCGCAATATCGCCCTCGTCTCGACGGCCGTGGCCCAGGGCGACCTCGGCAAGAAGATCACGGTGGAGGCGAAGGGCGAGATCCTGGAGCTGAAGTCCACGATCAACACGATGGTGGACCAGCTGTCCGCCTTCGCCGACGAGGTCACGCGCGTGGCCCGCGAGGTCGGCACCGAGGGCAACCTCGGCGGTCAGGCCCAGGTGCGGGGCGTCTCCGGGGTCTGGAAGGACCTCACCGACAACGTCAACTTCATGGCGCTGAACCTGACGTCGCAGGTCCGCAACATCGCCCAGGTGACGACGGCCGTGGCCAACGGCGATCTGTCGAAGAAGATCACGGTCGACGCGCGCGGTGAGATCCTGGAGCTGAAGGACACCGTCAACACGATGGTGGAGCAGCTGCGCGCGTTCGCCGACGAGGTGACGAGGGTGGCCCGCGAGGTCGGCACCGACGGCCGGCTCGGCGGGCGGGCCCAGGTGCTGGGCGTCTCCGGCGTCTGGCGGGATCTGACGGACAACGTCAACTACATGGCGGACAACCTCACTTCACAGGTGCGGAACATCGCCCAGGTGGCGACGGCGGTGGCGTCGGGCGACCTGTCGAAGAAGATCGACGTGGACGCGCGCGGCGAGATCCTGGAGCTGAAGACCACCATCAACACGATGGTGGACACGCTGTCCTCCTTCTCCTCCGAGGTGACGCGCGTGGCCCGCGAGGTGGGCAGCGAGGGGCAGCTCGGCGGGCAGGCCCGGGTCGAGGGCGTGTACGGCACCTGGAAGCGCCTGACGACCAACGTGAACGAACTCGCCCTGAACCTGACCACGCAGGTCCGTGCGATCGCCGAGGTCGCCTCCGCCGTGGCGCAGGGCGACATGTCCCGCTCGATCACCGTGGAGACCCAGGGCGAGGTCGCCGAGCTGAAGGACAACATCAATCTGATGGTGGCCAACCTGCGCGAGACGACCCGCGCGAAGGACTGGCTGGAGTCCAATCTGGCCCGGCTGGCCGCGCTGATGCAGGGGCACCGCGATCTGATGGAGGTCGCCGATCTGATCCTGCGCGAGCTGACGCCGCTGGTGAACGCCCAGTACGGCGCGTTCTTCCTGGCCGACCCCGACGAGGACGGCTCCTCGCTGCGTACGGCCGTCCCGGCGAAGGGGCTGGCCTTCATCGCCGGATACGGCTCCGCGCAGGGCGCCACGGTCGAGACGGGCGGCCTCCCGGTGCACGGTCTGGTCCGCCAGGCGGCCCGGGAGAAGAAGCGGATCCTGGTGGAGGAGGCCCCGCCCGACTACATCAAGATCAACAGTGGGCTCGGGGAGGCGGCGCCCACGACGATCGTCATCATCCCGATCCTGTTCGAGGACAAGCTCCTCGGCGTGATCGAGCTGGCCTCCTTCTCCCGCTTCTCCGATGTGCACCTGGCGTTCTTCGACCAGTTCGTGAACACCATCGGCGTCGCCATCAACACGATCATCGCCAACTCCCGCACCGAGTCCCTGCTCGGCGAGTCCCAGCGGCTGGCGATGCAGCTCCAGGAGCGCTCGGACGAACTCCAGAAACAGCAGGCGGAGTTGCAGCGCTCCAACGCGGAACTGGAGGAGAAGGCGGCCCTGCTGGCGACGTCGTCCCAGTACAAGTCGGAGTTCCTGGCGAACATGTCGCACGAGCTCCGTACGCCGCTCAACTCGCTGCTGATCCTGGCGCGGCTGCTCTCCGACAACCCGGACGCCCATCTCTCCGAACAGGAGGTGCAGTTCGCGACGACGATCCACCGCTCGGGCTCGGACCTGCTCCAACTGATCAACGACATCCTGGACCTGTCGAAGATCGAGGCCGGCCGGATGGACGTACGGCCGAAACGGCTGCCGCTCATCAAGCTGCTGGACTACGTCCACGCGACCTTCCGTCCGCTCACCCTGGACCGGGGGCTCGCCTTCGAGGTGGCGGTCGGCGAGGACGTACCGCGGGTGATGTACTCCGACGAGCAGCGCCTCCAGCAGATCCTGCGCAATCTGCTGTCCAACGCGACCAAGTTCACCGCGACGGGCCGGGTGGAGCTGCGGGTGAGCCGGTTGAAGGACCCCGAGCACCACTACGTCCGCGACAGTGACGAGGTGATCGCCTTCGCGGTCTCCGACACGGGCATCGGGATCGCCGCCGAGAAACTCCCGGTGATCTTCGAGGCGTTCCAGCAGGCCGACGGCACGACCAACCGCAAGTACGGCGGCACGGGCCTCGGCCTGTCCATCAGCCGGGAGATCGCGGGCCTGCTGGGCGGCCGTATCGTCGCGGAGAGCGAGCCGGGCAAGGGCTCCACCTTCACGCTGTACGTCCCGGTCGTCAGCCCCGGCCACACCGCGACGGGGCCGGTGCCCGAGGACCGTACGGCCCTGCCGCTGCCCGCGCAGCCGGCCGCCGAGCTCTTCCCCGCGGCCCATGACACGGAGGACTCCTGGCCCGCGCCCACCAAGCTGGAGGCGTGGAAGACGGGCCGGGCGGGGCAGGTGCTGCCCGGTCGGCGCGTGCTGATCGTGGACGACGACATCCGCAACGTGTTCGCGCTGACCCATGTCCTGGGCCGCGTCGGCATGCCGGTGCTCTACGCGGAGAACGGCCGGGAGGGCATCGAGACCCTGGAGCGCAACCCGGATGTCGAGCTGGTCCTGATGGACATCATGATGCCGGAGATGGACGGCTACGAGACCATCGCCTCCATCCGCCGCACCCCGCGCTGGACCGGGCTGCCGATCGTCGCGCTGACCGCGAAGGCGATGCCCGGGGACCGGGAGAAGTCGATCGCGCGGGGCGCCAACGACTACGTACCCAAGCCGGTGGACGTCGACCGGCTGCTGACCGTCGTATGCGCGCTCCTGGACCCCGAGAGCGGGGAGGACGAGGAGCCGGAGGGGGGAGCCGGTGGACACGACGACGAGTCGGGCCCGCCGAGGAACGGACCGAGTGAGGCAACGTCACCATGA